From a region of the Penaeus vannamei isolate JL-2024 chromosome 2, ASM4276789v1, whole genome shotgun sequence genome:
- the LOC113810933 gene encoding glycosaminoglycan xylosylkinase isoform X2, translating into MPRLLLYVLMAISLSAVYQILNVSRTRNLRQTTEYMYRTTTPAVTLSEKEKNVFLQEETFALREVEGDPRGNKNRPGLRLLSSLYAHRPAVMAKYSSPSPYLAEFIEELKRDLTVRGVAEDPWALARKWAKPKSLVPESAPGLADVLAALSTAPVVAADSFDGGKQLKLLLQFEGNQKAIFKVMRYNRTAVITIMNSGKDRHNGEIVAFHAARLLGLQMAPVAVGRRIQLAKEILPVASKRLAKTFFTDENGQLCFSANLDKGEQKNIQCPTKDNLTEGVVIMWIPEHLKLLEMNYPWRHYYKSKRPVKWEQDETYCEAVSSGIWANRLLDFIDMSVLDFLTQNTDRHHFLLADGDHDASVIPIDNGRSFGDPDIDYMDILAPVLQCCRFRAATHARLVLLSGGGLSRALRELLRLDPLAPVLADAHLRALDRRLAHVLAALSACSEKKGGWHNVLS; encoded by the exons ATGCCTCGTCTGCTGCTCTATGTCTTGATGGCCATTAGTCTGTCTGCAGTTTACCAGATCCTGAACGTTTCACGAACCCGGAATCTCAGGCAGACGACGGAATACATGTACCGAACAACCACTCCTGCTGTAACTttgagtgaaaaggaaaaaaacgttttCCTTCAAGAGGAAACGTTTGCTCTCAGAGAAGT TGAAGGCGACCCAAGAGGTAATAAAAATCGACCTGGCCTGCGACTGCTTTCGTCTCTCTACGCTCACCGCCCGGCCGTTATGGCGAAGTACTCCTCGCCGTCGCCTTATTTAGCGGAGTTCATCGAGGAGTTGAAGAGAGACTTGACTGTCCGGGGAGTGGCCGAGGATCCCTGGGCCTTGGCACGGAAG TGGGCCAAGCCGAAGTCCCTGGTTCCCGAGTCTGCTCCTGGCTTGGCGGACGTCCTGGCGGCCCTGTCCACGGCGCCGGTCGTGGCAGCCGATTCTTTCGATGGGGGGAAACAGCTCAAGCTTCTGTTGCAGTTTGAAGGAAACCAGAAGGCTATTTTTAAAGTAATGAG GTATAATCGCACGGCAGTAATTACGATCATGAACTCGGGGAAGGACCGTCACAATGGGGAAATCGTGGCCTTTCACGCGGCTCGGCTCCTGGGGCTGCAGATGGCGCCCGTGGCTGTCGGGCGCAGAATACAGCTGGCGAAGGAGATCCTGCCGGTGGCTTCAAAAAGGCTCGCTAAAACCTTCTTCACCGATGAAA ACGGACAGCTGTGCTTCTCTGCAAATTTAGATAAAGGCGAACAGAAGAATATACAGTGTCCGACAAAAGATAACTTGACGGAAGGTGTCGTGATCATGTGGATACCGGAGCATTTGAAGTTATTAGAAATGAATTATCCTTGGCGACATTATTACAAAAGTAAACGCCCCGTCAA GTGGGAACAGGATGAAACTTACTGCGAAGCCGTATCGAGCGGGATTTGGGCGAATCGACTCCTAGACTTCATCGATATGTCTGTCCTGGATTTCTTGACtcagaacacagacagacaccactTCCTGCTCGCTGACGGGGATCACGACGCGTCCGTGATACCGATAGATAATGGAAGAAG TTTTGGCGATCCTGATATCGACTACATGGATATTTTGGCGCCAGTCTTACAGTGCTGCAG gttcCGGGCGGCGACGCACGCGCGGCTGGTGCTGCTGAGCGGCGGCGGGCTGTCCCGGGCCCTGAGGGAGCTGCTGCGCCTCGACCCGCTCGCGCCCGTGCTCGCCGACGCCCACCTCCGCGCCCTGGACCGCCGCCTCGCGCACGTCCTCGCCGCCCTCAGCGCCTGCAGCGAGAAGAAGGGCGGATGGCACAATGTCCTCTCCTGA
- the LOC113810933 gene encoding glycosaminoglycan xylosylkinase isoform X1 — protein sequence MLTTLSTDTYTEFCIRCVPVKFRFLSEMPRLLLYVLMAISLSAVYQILNVSRTRNLRQTTEYMYRTTTPAVTLSEKEKNVFLQEETFALREVEGDPRGNKNRPGLRLLSSLYAHRPAVMAKYSSPSPYLAEFIEELKRDLTVRGVAEDPWALARKWAKPKSLVPESAPGLADVLAALSTAPVVAADSFDGGKQLKLLLQFEGNQKAIFKVMRYNRTAVITIMNSGKDRHNGEIVAFHAARLLGLQMAPVAVGRRIQLAKEILPVASKRLAKTFFTDENGQLCFSANLDKGEQKNIQCPTKDNLTEGVVIMWIPEHLKLLEMNYPWRHYYKSKRPVKWEQDETYCEAVSSGIWANRLLDFIDMSVLDFLTQNTDRHHFLLADGDHDASVIPIDNGRSFGDPDIDYMDILAPVLQCCRFRAATHARLVLLSGGGLSRALRELLRLDPLAPVLADAHLRALDRRLAHVLAALSACSEKKGGWHNVLS from the exons GTGAAATGCCTCGTCTGCTGCTCTATGTCTTGATGGCCATTAGTCTGTCTGCAGTTTACCAGATCCTGAACGTTTCACGAACCCGGAATCTCAGGCAGACGACGGAATACATGTACCGAACAACCACTCCTGCTGTAACTttgagtgaaaaggaaaaaaacgttttCCTTCAAGAGGAAACGTTTGCTCTCAGAGAAGT TGAAGGCGACCCAAGAGGTAATAAAAATCGACCTGGCCTGCGACTGCTTTCGTCTCTCTACGCTCACCGCCCGGCCGTTATGGCGAAGTACTCCTCGCCGTCGCCTTATTTAGCGGAGTTCATCGAGGAGTTGAAGAGAGACTTGACTGTCCGGGGAGTGGCCGAGGATCCCTGGGCCTTGGCACGGAAG TGGGCCAAGCCGAAGTCCCTGGTTCCCGAGTCTGCTCCTGGCTTGGCGGACGTCCTGGCGGCCCTGTCCACGGCGCCGGTCGTGGCAGCCGATTCTTTCGATGGGGGGAAACAGCTCAAGCTTCTGTTGCAGTTTGAAGGAAACCAGAAGGCTATTTTTAAAGTAATGAG GTATAATCGCACGGCAGTAATTACGATCATGAACTCGGGGAAGGACCGTCACAATGGGGAAATCGTGGCCTTTCACGCGGCTCGGCTCCTGGGGCTGCAGATGGCGCCCGTGGCTGTCGGGCGCAGAATACAGCTGGCGAAGGAGATCCTGCCGGTGGCTTCAAAAAGGCTCGCTAAAACCTTCTTCACCGATGAAA ACGGACAGCTGTGCTTCTCTGCAAATTTAGATAAAGGCGAACAGAAGAATATACAGTGTCCGACAAAAGATAACTTGACGGAAGGTGTCGTGATCATGTGGATACCGGAGCATTTGAAGTTATTAGAAATGAATTATCCTTGGCGACATTATTACAAAAGTAAACGCCCCGTCAA GTGGGAACAGGATGAAACTTACTGCGAAGCCGTATCGAGCGGGATTTGGGCGAATCGACTCCTAGACTTCATCGATATGTCTGTCCTGGATTTCTTGACtcagaacacagacagacaccactTCCTGCTCGCTGACGGGGATCACGACGCGTCCGTGATACCGATAGATAATGGAAGAAG TTTTGGCGATCCTGATATCGACTACATGGATATTTTGGCGCCAGTCTTACAGTGCTGCAG gttcCGGGCGGCGACGCACGCGCGGCTGGTGCTGCTGAGCGGCGGCGGGCTGTCCCGGGCCCTGAGGGAGCTGCTGCGCCTCGACCCGCTCGCGCCCGTGCTCGCCGACGCCCACCTCCGCGCCCTGGACCGCCGCCTCGCGCACGTCCTCGCCGCCCTCAGCGCCTGCAGCGAGAAGAAGGGCGGATGGCACAATGTCCTCTCCTGA